The nucleotide window AAGGTAGTGCAAATCAAATGGATATCATAAGACAAGCTCAAGCTATGCAGCAAGAGATGTTAAAAATACAAGAGGAGTTAAAAGGAAAAGAAGTTGAAGCTTCTGTTGGTGGAGGAGCTGTTGTTGTTAAAGCTAACGGACAAAAAGAAGTTACTAGTATAACAATCTCTGAAGAAACAATAAAAGATGCAGCAACTGACAAAGAAATGTTAGAAGATTTAGTTCTTTCAGCAGTAAAAGAAGCTATGAGACAAGCAGAAGAATTATCAGAAAAAGAAATGTCTAGAGTAACTGGTGGAATGAATATCCCAGGACTATTCTAGTTTGTAGTTAAATAAATACTCAAAGGCTATTATCTTAAAAATAACTAAAGATAGTAGCTTTTTTTATAAAAAAAGTCAAGTTACTTGAAAAATGTTTTATCAAGTGGTATAATCAAGTTATAAGTAAAATAATTGTCAGGAGATAAAATGTACAAATTTTATGGATTATTAGTGTACTATATTATTATGTTAATAAAGTTGACACTAAAAATTGAAATTATTGGAAAAGAAAATATGGAAGAGGATAAACCTTATGTGTTGGCTCTTTGGCACAACAAAGTAGTTGCTACAGTTTTAGCTTTAGGATTTATTAAAAAAAGAGCTGGACTTGCTAGTCCCTCTGCTGATGGAGAGCTTATCTCTGTGCCTCTTGAAAAATTAGGTTACAAAATGATAAGAGGTTCATCAGGAAAAGATTCTGTAAAAGGATTGGTTCAACTTATAAAAGCTGTAAAAGAGGGATATACTATTGGAACTCCACTAGATGGGCCAAAAGGACCAAGATTTGAAGCAAAACAAGGAATGATGTATGTAGCTCAAAAATCTGGAAGACCAATGGTTTTTATGGGAGCTGCTTACAGTAAAAAATGGGTTTTATCAAAAACTTGGGACAAATGCCAAATACCAAAACCTTTCTCAAAGGTTATCTGTGTAATAAGTGAACCTTTTTACCTTGAAAAATCTATTCCGGTAGAAGATTACAAAGAGATTGTTGAAAAAAAACTTAACGACATAAATGAAGTTGCAGAAAATTTAATAGAAGATAAGGAGAGATAATGGAAAGTAAAAACTTTTATATAACAACACCGATATATTATGTTAATGGAGATCCACATGTTGGAAGTGCTTATACTACAATAGCTGCTGACGTTATGGCAAGATACAAAAAAACTCAAGGTTATGATGTATATTTCCTAACAGGAACTGACGAACATGGACAAAAAGTAGAAGAAACAGCAAAAGCTAAAGGAATGACACCACAAGAATGGACAGACCTTATGGCTCCAAGATTTGTTGAGATGTGGAAAGCTTTAAACATAAAAAATGATGATTTCATCAGAACTACTCAAGAAAGACATAAAAAAGCTGTTAAGAAAATTCTTCAAACAGTTTGGGAAAAAGGAGATATCTACAAAGGAGAATATGAAGGAAAATATTGCGTTTCTTGTGAAACTTTCGTTCCTGAAAATCAAATTGTTGGAGATAACTGCTGTCCTGACTGTGGAAAACAATTAAGAATGGTAAAAGAGGAATCATATTTCTTCAGAATGTCAAAATATCAAGATGCTCTTTTAAAACATATAGATGAACACCCTGATTTTATCCTAC belongs to Fusobacterium perfoetens and includes:
- a CDS encoding YbaB/EbfC family nucleoid-associated protein, translated to MVRKLKTAKGSANQMDIIRQAQAMQQEMLKIQEELKGKEVEASVGGGAVVVKANGQKEVTSITISEETIKDAATDKEMLEDLVLSAVKEAMRQAEELSEKEMSRVTGGMNIPGLF
- a CDS encoding lysophospholipid acyltransferase family protein, with amino-acid sequence MYKFYGLLVYYIIMLIKLTLKIEIIGKENMEEDKPYVLALWHNKVVATVLALGFIKKRAGLASPSADGELISVPLEKLGYKMIRGSSGKDSVKGLVQLIKAVKEGYTIGTPLDGPKGPRFEAKQGMMYVAQKSGRPMVFMGAAYSKKWVLSKTWDKCQIPKPFSKVICVISEPFYLEKSIPVEDYKEIVEKKLNDINEVAENLIEDKER